atggtggatggatgggcccatattcatttcagaaatgcaagacattaaatctcaactttagcattctttaaattctcaatgaattctttaaattaaagaatcttctgattttttaatgaatgtttatatgaattctcaattaattttcgcattaTATATGATCCaagatggtctaactggtcacaccaagtagtaaatgcatttgtattagtaaacttttgatttactttaacatgcattttaattgtactaataatgttaatataaattgtgacaaattgataattttattgtcattcattttactttgtatccacatataataCTATTATGACATTTACTACtcaaatgtctaaatcaatgtgaagtttataatgccgctaagtcaacaaaataaatataatttctaaacaaTTATATGCGATTTGCTtgggaatatgccaaaattttcaaatatccaaaaaattattaatagcaaactttaagagtgaattttatttttaggtgtACAACACtacataaccaatgactttttatACATAAGTTTTCTCTATTGCAAGTTCTCATTAGtaatatttttcatgtaattttaattgaaacttATTCTGAATACTGTAGAATTATACTTACagcttaaaaaaaacacttgcAACTTTAtgtgcatccaaccataacgagcttgagatagaattatcatattctattgctcataagtagatctttcacagtcaaatattttgctttcaatcccttaatggggatgatgacaaaagaagatcacaaagatagtcacaatcaattcaatttaataacaagagtaatcaataattcaatcgtccatttttttttcatcctttcaaaatatatatttatagtaatagtgattcatatgaaatataatcttttttcattcacaatctcaatataatatccattataatgaatatcttttaaaactaatgcattaaccatcacaaattttttgctttttagatattgatatattagctcttctggagattttaactaattttgtACTGCCAAATATTGGAAtagtattgatttttattttcttttgtgtttgAGTTGACTTCAGGGAATGCAATAGATTTACTAAGACGAACTTATAAACGTTTCaatagattctttatttcataatcaccatcgcaaacatgcgtggatttcaaatcaaaatctatctattcatgttgtcatgattaacctccaattataataaacatgatataataaataaatcatagtaaaatatatcTGAAGATCTGAGTGGTTAAAGGCTCTAATGATTATCCATAGTGCGCAAGCCTCAATTGAAGACTGAAATTGCAATAGCTCTAGAAGGTAATCGACAACAACTTAAGCAGCAGATTTGGAGTGaccgtattataaaataaaagagaatcgtgctgataacgtgttataaaataaaaagatagaaagtaaagaacaaaaaaaaatagaagagcaaaagagagagcgtattttattgatcaatggaaataattacaaaatttctccaaagtctctatttataggcataagaagtataaatgaagtagagatctacttttaatgactattagaatttaaagtatatcaaaacttattttgatcttgatgaatatccacttaataagatattcataacaaaaataaattaaaaataaatatgtatacttaaataaacactaagataggtgcaacttaacaaacaaatgcctctaaaatagtaacaaaattaacaataaaacaagagttatacaatatccaaacaatcacaacaaaatagtatcaatataataatgaaatggtagcaaaatagtgaaaaacaaataacaagaaaatagcaaaaaaaagtaaaaaaatagtttttgttttttttgcatattcggGTCAGGCCCGGACGAAAAAGGTCTTACCCGAAGCCCAACCAATTTTTAAACGAGTCTTATTTGTTTgtccaatttcattttttaagcatatatttttactcaaaccctTCTACTTTTCAGGTGGGGCTTCGTGTAGGCGTGGACAATTCTAGTTGCATCTCACGACAAAATGAACAAAGGAGTGAAAGTTTAGCTTTTATATTTAGAGTTAATGGAGAAATTACAAGACAAGTCTCTCAGTGTTTTCCTATTATTATCGTAGGGCCTTCTGCCTATTTTAATTACAACCTAGGTCCTTCctgttttatattaatttgaaactTCGAAATTTCAGCATAATTAATTGCAGCATTTGACCGTTCTTTTTTTGAAGATAATTTTCAAGAgtttttgtttgtaaatttGTAAGTTTAGTCCTGCAAGGTTTTAAACGCtttagaattttgaaatcaTGACTTGATTATTTGTTCAATaagtaacaattaataattaataatttgatataatttgataattttagtaacaattaatacaattaacaattaataattttactagcaaaatgttagattttacaaaatgttgactagtacaaaaaaaatataatttgatacaattttaataaaaatataattttaattttaattaaaaaactggCCGGGCAGGGCTCGGATTCCATATTTTTTctccgggccgggcctggacaaaatctcaagcccatatttcgggtcgggccAAGTCCAGGCCTAGGAAGCGGGCTGAAAAATTTTTTGGGCCCaacccggcccatggacacctctattCCGTCTCcacatttattataaaatttgaaatttatcttcttttttttccattattgATTACTTCAAACaagtttttaagttttcctttacttactttctaaaatatattcgcaaccatataatatttttaatctaaaatgttgaaaactaattttttaaaaataaaattgaaatatcactttaataataatattaaaactaaattgttgtttaaaatgttttaaaataaaatttctacattcgatttaaaataaattttaaattattaaactattttatatttaatgcttagaaaataaaaataattaaatatttatgcattttaaagtttcaaatttgaaacactgcattttaaaataatttagaaagcTTTTAAAGTTCAAAATACTGTTTATAcaattttctaataaatattttaaaacccaaataaaaatatattattaaaattaaaattttacataaatttaaagcattttTGATGATTGTgactattaaatatttttaattatatttaaataataacaattttataaagtaGACCAACAACGACACAAGCATTACaggattaaaaaaaaaccagtatatatattataggaAGGTTTGAGCCCAAATTAGGCAATTTTCAGTTTTAGGAAGTTCACAAGCCACCATATGTCCCCAACAAAGATTTGACACAAATGcaaaatgcataaattaagtaTAGGTGTTGTGTATTATTggctatatatattttattacacaaTTTATGGCAAAGTAATGTGCAAATTCTATGTTGTTTAATGATAGTGgtaagatattttttaaaagttttgggtaataggtagaattgttattggattagttatttaatataaatatatataattaatatatttattttaatataatataattctcTTAAAAAGTAACATTGCACCTTAATTCAAAAGGTTAATAGTTAATTTGGCCCCTAAGttatagttaaaaataattttgatatttttaagattttcttaataataattgtaaattttgtaaaatatatgtaaaataaataattaaattatataaaatcaataattaaataattgtaaattttgcaGCTAATTTTTCCACATCCAATCTCATAAAAATTTAGTCTTTGaactttcacaaaaaaaaatttaaatacccaTTCACTTTGATcctatttgtttttcatttgcTTTGTTGTTTTACACTCTCtttatcttcatctttctttgcatttttgttCTCATTTTCATGCATATCGGCATTGACTCCACTCTTCCcagataattaaaaataatatatgtattatttatagctaaaaattaaaatattgacttgaaattttatataataaaatatatatgttttatttatagctaaaagtaaatttttatataataaaaattgcaagaaatgttaatttaaaagtttttatttttatttttaagaatttttatatttatacgtatttaaataaaattatattttaattatttttataaattgtttttaataattttagcctaagattttaaaattttttacaattattgttaagaaaattttaaaaatatgaaaataatttttaactataGTTCTAggactaaattaactattaacCCTGTGAAAGGTGTAAGTTTACTTCTTTTTAATCGAAGTTAATAGCCGagtgataaaaatataacaatttaataacGTTAATGACtattatataactttttaaagttgataattgaaatgtaattttaaacaccctaaaatttattatattaaataccGCGAATGAAACCGAAATGAAAAAGTAAGGATTACAtgataatgtaaaatatttctaagtacTAAAATGATCAAAGCACCTGCCTGCTCGGTTTCCCTCCGGCCTtgacttgttttaatttaaagtgGGATTAAAATTGGTTGATTTGGGTACAATACCGACCACTTCAATAGGATCAGAAGCATGCCTATATTGATCAACTTCTTTCTCAAGCGTCTCAATTATCTGATTCTGTCGAGAAATGGTGTCCAAAAGCCTTGAATTCTCAACTCGGAGTGCTTCAAACTGGCAAACGATAGCTTCAATTTGTGCTTCAATAGCTTCATCACTCAACTCCAAAGCACTTTCCACCACCCTCACTACCCTCCATAAACTCACTACCACAAGCAACCCTCCGCCTTTCGCCTCCCAAACAGCTTCCAGAACCAACGCCCCGATGACAACCACACCGTCAACAACATAGCCTGGCCTTCTTAAGAACCCACCGATGCCAAGCGCCACCGCTAGAGCCGCAATCTTAGTTGAAAGCAACGTCAGGATGGAAATCCCCACCCAATGAAACCAAGATTTCTCTATGGTTTTACTACAGGAAACTAAGGTTGATGATAGTTCAAGAGTAGTGAGAATGAGGTCGAAAAGAAGCAATGATATTGCGAGAATCCGGATTTGAACCGATTCAAGGAATTTGGCTAAGTGATTTCTCCAGGGTGCTTTgcttgatggtgatgatgaacTTGGGTTGAAAATGTGTTGCCATTGCTGCCTTTTGTACCAGTTTTTAATGAGATTTTGAACTGATATTTCAACGGATTCAATGGCGATTGATTGATGAGAGGGGCCATAGGTGCAATTATTTGGGTTCATTAGCAGGAATTTTTAAGCGGCGGAAATGGGTATATAGGATACATAATAAAATCaatgattattatataatttggtGGGAGGAAGATGACAATGGCCATAGATGTTTGGCTTGTATCACAAGGCAAGTTAGGTTTTCCGGTATTGTTTGCTTTGGAGTCACGTCGATAGCCActttattgtttatatatatatatatatacatgtggtCATTGAAGTTAAAGCTTCAAGTAAAATCAGACTGCCAAGCGACTTAAACTATGGCGGCTCCTTATGCTCTATGGAAGTCCAAATGGCACCCAAAATCTCGATAAAATGATGCGTCAAGCATTATAAAGCTACACTTTCCAGCATTTCAGTTATAAACTTATGCGGTGGGaggcccttttttttttttcttaatgtaAAATTCTATAATTGATAGTACTCGGAGTATCATGCGCGGGTTTTGATGGGCTGGCAGAAGTGAGGATTGAGGGTGGGTTATTCTTGCATGGGAGATTACGCGCAAGCCAAAAATGCATGGGAGGACTTTGGCTTCCAAGACATCAAACTATTTAACTTGGCCGAGGACACTTGACAAACCGTCGTTGATTTGCATGAGTTTGTGTATGGCTATAAGGAGGTTGACGCCGGACTTCTATTGAAAAATTGGAGATAAGGCGAATGTGGGGATTTGGGATGATATGTGGGACTCAAGTGATACTGATTGGTTGGCTTTATCTTTTAATGAGAGATTGCTGGGTGCAAATGTTGACGAGTGCGGATGGAAAAGAGTGGGATTTGGGTTTCTTGGATCTAGTATATTAAGTGTAGTATACTccttttgtttgtttatattttttgaataaattgattaaataaaaatatttaataattacatgAATACTCTTTGTATATAGTCTTCAATGTTTTCCATGCaaaacaaaatggaagcaaatattgactcactGGTTATCTAACATTTAGctaatactaagcagtattacgTGGTCAAATCGTAATAGAGAAAGATAATTTGTATTAGTAAATGAACTtaaacatgtctttagtctaaTTCGAAATAAACAAATCGTTTGAAAGACTGATATATCGTCTATCAGATCCAACTAGGGAGATGTTTTGTTTTGAGCATAGGAGCAGataactcccaaaagatagagacatagttGTGACTAATTGGATTAACAGTACATTGGacaggacccaagtagaatagatcctagatcCATTTacggatttattcacttgtgacattcatagtgtggcatacattaatcttgagtggatgacagattatgtatgcatgactcgtacactttgatgtaaataaaagtctaaattcaaatagataagaagCCGAAAGCTAGTGCGGTGAGTGTatgacttctgcagtatgtaatatcattcaaaataatggaattcataacccaaCTAATGGGTAAATTGATATCCTCTCAtcgacattacatgatagatgaaaagtaaatgtggccacaGGTCGTTTGTCTTTGTAACCAGTAAGTAACCATGTCAAGTCGGTGTCGTGACACCCTATGGCCTGTGTCACAACATCGATGTCAGTTTACTCCTTAGGGCATATCTTCAAGGCCTACAAGGTTAAATAAATCACCAAATTTGCTCATTTTATTGCCTAAGTGTTATAGGTAAAAACTAAAtgaaaacataacaaaattgCTTTCCTACGAGCTCATTAAGTATAGAAAATACTTTAATCTTCTATAACTAATTACGACAGATCACAAGCGCAATAGAAAAATAGGATTTGATGAACCTACAGCATGGACCCATGTATGATATAACAGATTCGGGAAAAGGAAGGTTTGATatatatctttaatttatttgcatAGACAAAAATCGTGTTAATTGGAGCTTTGTAGGAAAAGTCTAATCGTAGCCGCAACTACTTCGCTCTGACTTTTACTATATCAACCAAGCGACAATAATTAGAATTCTTATGAACtaataagaaatttatttcaaaatcacTTTTGTATTAGACTAAGTATTTTGAGTAAAGTGAATCAATGAAGGAaacaaattattcttttataataGACCTGCAAATAATCAACAACATAGggattgtgtaacacccctaacttgtcTCCCTAgtcaaattagggttacgaaacaTTACCGATCAATCATAAAACATTCACCatcataacattaaataaattaatctcattcaaaacatatcaaacataagCATTTGGTCCATAAATCGAGTCttcaaggccctaaaaatatattaggagcaattcgggactaatttgaaacaaaccagaagttttaagaaaaagttagaaaaattggaaaatagggATCACACGGCGGTGTAACATTTGAACAAGgcacacacggccatgtctcaGCCTGTGTCCtcacctgtgtaactcactaagatgccacacacggctgtgtgtcaggccatgtgctaggctgtgtaactcactgacttgaaacaATAGAATTTTACAAATGACACACGGTTGTATCGCCAGGCCATGTGAACCCAAAAGTTTGcttaaaatcaagtcatttcaagTCCAAATCATAGCTAATCATCCATACCATTTGGGCTCACATTCAAGGGATTTAAACATCAATCAAACATACATAAACATGCCATTTGAAACACCCTAATTCATCTAACCGATGTGCCATTCAAATGCACCACAGTTGTATCAAAACATCCTTAACCAAAACATGTCAACATTATCATATTCCAAGCATAAAAACCTAGTTCAATTACCTACCAAGGGATATCACATATGACCATTTACAAGCCATTCCAAACATACCAACAAGGACCTTATATACAAGcacttaaaagtgaccaaaatgacacAACTTGGTAAGGTGTTAAGGTTcaccaaaccaaacataaacttcaaagcATATGCATATCAACTTACCATTAACACTTTCAcaaaataccattacaaaataTCCTATGCATGCCATTATTAACCTTGGCTGCAATACTCAAAAACAACCGAAATggttgttggatagtgtgataggtctccaatgagctttcaactgatcgagctttcgttaatctataaaacaaaggaaagtaactaCGTAAGTAATAAGTGTTTAGTAAGCTCGtctaaactttaaacataacttaccatttcattaataCAATTCCTAGATTAGACATAAATCATTACCAATACCATAACCTTAGTATGAtcctatacaacatcatcaactcacaagttagtacacTTGTTCATGATACAAATGAATTCAACCATAAGATAAGTACAGTTCCACATGTAAATACATCATTTAgctcataaatcttttcataaggtcatgattcaatccatttgcatacttaccatttcatttccttttcttacccgttaaaccatctagaattacatcggaaACTCaggaatgctcacacatagtgtgcctttccatataaccataacatttcctttacatcaatactcacacgagctgtgggtcagaatgtaagctacacgatgctgctcacctgagctgtggagaatctgcaacaaatgcaggacttgagccatcggtaggacattcaagaccagcaccaaaaacatgaaatccctaatgacatgtcatttgcatCCTAAGAATTCTTCAGGTTTAACCGAGACTCGTTATCCATCAATTCACcacatttgtaacacccctaacccgtattcatTGTCGAAATAAGGTTACAGAACATTACCGTACAA
This sequence is a window from Gossypium raimondii isolate GPD5lz chromosome 5, ASM2569854v1, whole genome shotgun sequence. Protein-coding genes within it:
- the LOC105766199 gene encoding uncharacterized protein LOC105766199; the encoded protein is MNPNNCTYGPSHQSIAIESVEISVQNLIKNWYKRQQWQHIFNPSSSSPSSKAPWRNHLAKFLESVQIRILAISLLLFDLILTTLELSSTLVSCSKTIEKSWFHWVGISILTLLSTKIAALAVALGIGGFLRRPGYVVDGVVVIGALVLEAVWEAKGGGLLVVVSLWRVVRVVESALELSDEAIEAQIEAIVCQFEALRVENSRLLDTISRQNQIIETLEKEVDQYRHASDPIEVVGIVPKSTNFNPTLN